From Triticum urartu cultivar G1812 chromosome 2, Tu2.1, whole genome shotgun sequence, a single genomic window includes:
- the LOC125536874 gene encoding uncharacterized protein LOC125536874 → MDSIVSNCPTGSLLGHASSSSYAFSYPSTLTQTFSTIQVGNLESIPEGMEDDHIVFTSKGDANTVQCKELTSVQCPTSTSLDSSSLAPDDSICPGSPTESFNVDDDFSHMTEEEDDEYFAFAGRGNTEDCDDMVDAFTTDNIVPDPYDCVYQNIPKSTHTLVPKPDCKHCGAKRFQYETNGFCCQSGKIKLAQSEPPLELQMLYTSSDSDAVHFRDNIRYFNGHFSFTTLGVSLDNRYTNMRSGVYTFRAHGQIYHNIFSFGPTQDGPKHLELYFYDDDPSLQHRFRRSPNLDRDVI, encoded by the exons ATGGATTCCATTGTATCAAATTGCCCTACAGGTTCATTGCTGGGACATGCATCATCAAGCTCTTATGCCTTTAGTTACCCAAGCACACTGACTCAAACTTTTTCTACAATTCAAG TAGGTAATCTAGAAAGCATACCTGAAGGAATGGAAGATGATCACATAGTTTTCACTAGCAAAG GTGACGCTAATACTGTCCAGTGCAAGGAACTCACATCGGTGCAATGTCCAACATCTACATCATTGGACAGTTCATCATTGGCCCCTGATGACTCCATATGCCCAGGTTCCCCAACGGAAAGCTTTAAtgtggatgatgatttttctcATATGaccgaagaagaagatgatgagtaCTTCGCATTTGCTGGGAGAG GGAACACTGAAGATTGCGATGACATGGTAGATGCTTTTACAACAGACAACATTGTTCCTGACCCATATGACTGTGTTTACCAGAATATACCAAAAAGTACTCACACGCTGGTGCCAAAGCCTGATTGCAAGCATTGCGGTGCAAAGAGGTTCCAGTATGAGACAAATGGATTTTGTTGCCAGTCTGGAAAAATCAAGTTAGCACAGTCAGAACCACCCTTGGAACTTCAGATGTTGTACACAAGTTCAGATAGTGATGCTGTACATTTTAGGGATAACATTCGCTACTTCAATGGCCACTTTTCATTCACCACTCTTGGAGTCAGTCTTGACAATAGATACACAAACATGAGGTCAGGAGTCTATACATTCCGAGCCCATGGTCAGATTTACCACAACATCTTCTCATTTGGTCCAACACAAGATGGACCTAAGCATCTAGAGTTATACTTCTACGATGATGACCCGAGTCTACAACATAGGTTTCGGCGCTCCCCGAACCTAGACCGAGATGTCATTTGA